The genomic interval ATCTGACCGGCACCGGCATCTCCCCCGAACTCGAAGAGCGACTTCACCGCGCGGCACGCGACTTCTTCTCCCTGCCCGCCGCCGACAAGCTCGAGATCGAGAACATCAAGAGCCCGCACTTCCGCGGCTACACACGGCTCGGCGGAGAGCGCACGAAGGGGGAGGTCGACTGGCGCGAGCAGATCGACATCGGCCCCGAGCGCGATGCCGTGGACGGCGGCCCCGGGTACAGCCGCTTGATCGGGCCGAACCTATGGCCGTCTGCGCAGCCCGAACTGCGCGAGGTCGTCGCGGAGTGGCACGCTGCGCTGTGCGCCGTGTCGCGCAGGCTGCTGCGGGCATGGGCACAGTCCCTCGGTGCGAATGCCGGATACTTCGACGACCACTTCGGCGAGCCCTCGACACTGATCAAGATCGTCCGGTATCCGGGCACGCGCGATCCGGAACCACAGCAGGGCGTCGGCGCCCACAAGGACTCCGGCGTGCTCACGCTGCTGTGGGTGGAACCGGGCAAGGGCGGACTGCAGGTGGAGCGGGACGGCGACTGGGTCGACGCTCCCCCGGTGCCTGGGGCCTTCGTCGTGAACATCGGCGAGCTGCTCGAGTACGCCACCGGCGGATACCTGAAGGCGACGAACCACCGCGTCGTGTCTCCTCGAGCGCCACACGACCGCATTTCGATACCGTTCTTCTTCAATCCGGCGCTCGATCGCAGCCTGCCACTGATCGAGCTTCCCGACGAACTGCGGCCGCAGGCGTCCGGGGTGACCGACGACCCATCGAACCCGATCCACAGCCTCTATGGCGAGAATGCCCTGAAGTCCCGATTGCGCGCCCATCCTGACGTCGCCGCCATCCACCACCCCGACCTCGTGGGCACATGAGCACAGCAACGCAGATGTCAACAGCGTTGACTGGCTAGCCCGAACGCTGTTAGGTTTCCGGTGAAGTCCCTGACAATGACGTCCCGGGAGGCGGACATGAACGAACTCACCAAGACCGATGTCGCGATGCACCCTGCGGGAGTGAGCCGACGAGCCGTGCTCGGCTTCGGAGCCGCGGGCGTTGCCAGCCTGCTGCTGACAGCAGGTGCTCACCCCTCGGCGAAGGGCATAGCCGGCTCCGACAATCGCATGTGGGATGCGATCGTGGTCGGCGCCGGAGCATCCGGCCTCGGCGCCGCGCGGACGCTCGCCGATGCAGGCAAGCGGGTGCTCGTGCTCGAGGCGCGCGACCGCATCGGCGGTCGGATGTGGACCGACCGCACATCGATGGGCATCCCCGTCGAGCGGGGTGCCGAGCTGGTGCACGGCAGCACCGCCTCGACGTGGGACATCATCAATCAGCAGGGCATCACGACACGACGCCAGCAGAACATCTGGGGTCGGCTCGCCCCCGACACCCCCTGGCTCGACGGCGCCCGTTACGAATCGCTGGCCTTCCCCCAGGGCGCACCGGCAGGCCCTCTCCCCCACCCGCTGCCTGGAGAGACAGCCCTGGCCTGGCTCGAGCGGGTCGGCATCCACCGCGACAACTACCCGATCCTGCTGGCCGCGGTAGAAGTGGACAGCGAACAGCTCGACGTGCTGCCCGCAGAATGGGTGACCGACCTCGTCGACTGGGCGATCTGGGAGAAGGACGTTCCGCCGCAGACCCTGTTCGAGGATGTCTACGACGACCACAGAGTGATCGGCGGATACGACCAGGTGCTGAGGCCGATCGCCGCCGGCCTGCCGATCAGGCTCGGAACGCGGGTGCACACCATCGAGCACCGCCGCGGCCGGGTGGACGTGCACACCTCGCGCGGCAGCTACAAAGCGAAGTCGCTCGTCATCGCCCTGCCCGGCGGGGTGCTGAAGCACGGCGACATCACGTTCAGTCCGCCGCTGCCGGCTGACCTGCGAGACGGCTTGCAGCAGATCGAGTACCTGTCGGTCTTCAAGGGGATCCTCGAGTTCGACCACCCGGTGATCCCGGCGAACCATCCCGTGCCACGGCAATGGGACGTCATGACCACCTTCTCGGAGCAGCCGCCGAGCCTGTGGAACGGATCGGTGGGGACTCCGGGGTACTCGGGTGAGATCGTCGTGTGCTGGGCGACCGGCCGCGCGGCACAGGAACTGCTCGACCTGCCGGAGCGCGAGAGGCTCGATGCGGCCCTCGCGAACGTGCGAAAGGCGGTGGGAAGCCCTGGCCTGCAGTACGTCAACGCGTCGACATACGACTGGTCGAAGGATGAGTTCGCACGTGGGGCCTACCCGGGTCCGTTCTCGCGGCGCCGCGGGCTGAACACCCCGATCGAAGACACGATCTTCTGGGCGGGAATGGTCACCAGCAACATCCACTCCTCGCGCGATTCGGGGATCGCTGCGGCGAAGGCGCTGCTGGCGGCGCGCTGATCGACGGCAGCAGCCTCACCGCGGAATGATGAAGGCCGCCCCACACCGTGGGGCGGCCTTCTCAAGAATGTTCTGCGCGATTGAACGCTGGTCTCAGCGACGCAGACCGAGACGCTCGATGAGCGAGCGGTAACGGTTGATGTCGACGTCCTGCAGGTAACCCAGCAGGCGACGGCGCTGACCGACGAGCAGGAACAGACCACGGCGCGAGTGGTGGTCGTGCTTGTGGTCCTTCAGGTGCTCGGTGAGGTCCTTGATGCGCTGCGTCAGCATTGCGACCTGCACCTCGGGGGATCCGGTGTCACCGGGGTGCGTCGCGTACTCTTCGATGATCGCCTTCTTGACGTCTGCTTCCAGTGCCATAGATTCGATCCCCTCTCTGCTTGTTGCGCGGTGCAGGGCGCCGTATGCGCCTGCTCTCTTTATCCGCGGCCGATCAAACGGCAACCTGGAAAGTCTACCAGTGAACCGACTGCCGAAGAACCGAAGCGGGATAGCCTCTACTGGTGCCCCTCCCCGATCGCCGCCCCCGCCTGTGAGCCCCGCCAGTCACTTCATCGACCTGAGCCCGTTCCGCGCCAGCGCGGCATTCACGCGGATGTGGATCGGCTCGACCCTGGCCGGGCTGGGCGGCCAGCTCACCATCGTCACGGTGATGCTGCACGTGTTCGAACTGACCGCGAGCACGTTCGCCGTCTCGATGGTCGCCGTCGCGGGACTGGTGCCGATGGTGATCGCCGGGCTGTACGGCGGCATGCTCGCAGATGCCTTCGACCGTCGCAGAGTGGCGCTCATCGCCGCGACGATCACCTTCAGCGCGACCCTGCTCCTGGCCACCCTCACCTGGTCCGGCCTCGAGACCATCTGGTGGCTGTACGCCCTGAGCATCATCATCTCGTCGGCGAACGCCGTCGGCATGGCCACCCGCACGGCCATCGTCCCCCGCCTGATCCCGCGCGACCTGCTCGCCGCGGCGTCCGCGTTGAACGGCATCACCATCGGCGTGATGGTGATGATCGGTCCGGCCCTCGCGGGCACCCTGGTCGCCCTCACGGGCTACGGCTGGACCTACACGATCGATGTCGTCCTCATGCTGGCGATGTTCCTCGGGCTGTGGACGCTGCCGCGACTGCTGCCAGAGGGGACGATCGTGCGACCGGGTCTGGAATCGCTGGTCGACGGCTGGCGATTCCTGAAGCGCTCGGGAAACATCAGGATGCAGTACCTGCTCGACATCGTGGCGATGACGTTCGGCAATCCGCTCGCACTGTTCCCGGCTCTCGGCACCGTCCTGCTCGGCGGCGGCGCCATCACCACCGGCATCCTCACCGCCGCGGTCGCCGCCGGAACATTCGTGTCGAGCCTGCTCTCCGGTCGGATCGTGCGCTACCGCTGGCACGGACGCGGCATCGCCCGCGCCGTGCAGACCTACGGAGCGGCGATCGCCCTGTTCGGAGCCGTTCTGCTGTTCGGGGTGTTCCTGCCGCCGGCATCCGAGAACTCGCCGCACATCGCACTCATCGCACTTGCCTGCCTCGCGCTCGCACTGTCCGGCGCAGCCGACAACGTCAGCTCGATCTACCGCAACACGATGATGCAGGCCGCTGTGCCTGATGCCATGCGCGGACGACTGCAGGGCATCTTCATCATCGTGGTGACCGGTGGACCGCGCCTTGGCGCCCTGTACGTGGGCGCGCTCGCGACCGTCACCAGCCTGTGGTTCCCGCCTCTGCTCGGCGGCTTCCTCGTGATCGGCCTGGCCGCGATGCTGGCACGACTCAGCCCCCGATTCCGCGCCTACGACGCGATGAACCCCGAGCCCTGACGGACCCGGGGTTCAGCAGAGCCTGAGGCTCAGGCCTGCAGGGCGCCCTGCAGGTCGAGGTTGATCGTGATCTCCTTGCCGACCAGGACGCCGCCGCTCTCCAGTGCGGCGTTCCAGGTGAGGCCGAAGTCCTCGCGGTTGATGACGGTCGTCGCCGAGGCGCCGGCCTTGTAGTTGCCGTACGGGTCCTGCCCGAAGCCGCCGAACTCGAACTCGAAGGTCACCGGCTTGGTCACGCCGCGGATGGTCAGGTCGCCGTCGACCAGGAAGTCGCCACCCTCGTAGCGGGTGCCGGTGGAGACGAACTCCATGTTCGGGTGGTTCTCGGTGTCGAAGAAGTCTCCGCTGCGCAGGTGCGCATCGCGACCCTCATCCTTGGTGTCGATGGAGGCGACGTCGACCTTGGCCTCCACCTTGGCCTCGAGCGGGTTCTCAGGGGCGATCAGCGTGGCGTCCTTGATGCCGAAGGTGCCGCGCACCTTGGAGATCATCATGTGGCGCACGCTGAACGTGACCTCGCTGTGCGAGGGGTCAAGGACCCAGGTGCCGGGGCGGTAGCCGGGGATGTCGATCGTCATAGGGGAATCTCCTTTGAGGGGTCATGGGCGCGGGGCGCCTCACACGAGGGTAACTTACATGCAGATGCATGTATTCCGATTTTCGGGGATCTCACAGCGAACCCCCTCCGTCTGACGACGAAGGGGGTCCACCCTGGCGATGCGATCGGTCAGCCGACGGCGACCAGGTCGATGATGAAGATGAGCGACTTGCCAGACAGGAAGTGGCCGGCTCCGGCGGGTCCATAGGCGAGGTGCGGCGGGATGACCAGCTCGCGCCGCCCGCCGACCTTCATGCCGGGGATGCCGTCCTGCCAGCCCTGGATGAGCCCGCGCAGCGGGAACTGGATGGTCTCGCCACGACCCCACGAGGAATCGAACTCCTCGCCGGTGTCGAACTCGACACCGGCGTAGTGGACGGTGACGGTGTCGCCGGGCTGTGCCTGTGCGCCATCGCCCTCGATCAGGTCGCGGACGACGAGCTCGGTGGGGGCGGGTCCGGTGGGGGCGTCGAACTCGGGCTTTGTGCGTTCAGTCATGAGTACATCCAACCGGAGGCGCGGACCGCGGTCAACGTGACAGCGATGATCAGTCGCGGTCGCTGACGTCGCGCGAGAGGCGCTGCGACACCCACACCGGGATGAACGACAGCACGATCACAACCGTCGCCACGACGTTCACCACGTTGGCCTCATTGGGCCTGGCCATCTGATTCATGATCCACAGCGGCAGCGTGTCCACACCAGGCGGTGCGGTGAAGATGGTGACGTAGACCTCGTCGAAACTCAGCGCGAACGCGAGGATCGCCCCTGCCACGAGTGCGCTGCGGAACTGCGGGAAGGTGACCATGCGGAACGTCTGCCATGGGGTCGCTCCGAGGTCCTTCGACGCCTCCTCGAGGCTCGGGTTCATCCGGCGAAGGCGTGCCAGCACGTTGTTGAACACCATCACGATGCAGAAGGTGCCGTGCGCGATGATCATGCCCCAGAAGCCGACCTGGATGCCGATCGGCTCGAGGATCTGGTTGTAGGTGTTGTTCAGGGCGACACCGGTGACGATGCCGGGCAGAGCGATCGGCAGCACCACCAGCAGGTTCACTGCGCGCTGACCGAAGAACCGGTAGCGCTGCAGCGCGAACGAGACCAGTGTGCCGAGGATCAGGGCGATCACCGTGGCACCGGAGGCGACCAGCAGGGAGTTGAGCAGCGCATCCCGCACCGGCTGGCTGGTGAAGGCCTTGCCCCACCATTCCAGCGAGAAGCCGGAAATCGGCCAGCTGGCGATCCGAGCGGAGTTGAAGGAGTTCAGCACCACGAGCATCAGCGGAATGTACAGGAACGCGAGGATGATCGCGACGATGATCCCCAGGGCGATCGTCGATGAGCGGGACAGTCTCAGCATGATCGACTCACATCCTTTCCAGAGCGCCGGTGCGCTGCACGCTCACCAGGTAGATGACCACGAACGCGATCGGCACGAGCGAGAAGGCCGCAGCCAGCGGCGGGTTCAGGTTGATGTTGGAGGCGATGACGCTGCCGATCATCTGCGTGTCGCCGCCGACGAACTTGGCGACGAGGTAGTCGCCGAGGCTGAGGGAGAACGTGAAGACCGATCCGGCGATGATGGCCGGCTTGATCAGCGGCAGCACGACGGTGCGGACCGTGCGCCAAGATCCCGCTCCGAGATCCGCCGATGCGTCGAAGAGGTTCGGCGGCAGCTGGCGGATGGCGGTGTACACCGGCACGGCCATGTACGGCAGCCAGAGGTAGGTGAGCGTCAGCACGACGGTGAAGGTGGTGAAGCCGGGTCCCTCGATGCCGAACGGGCTGAGCATCCAGTTGAGGAAGCCCTCCTGGGTGAACGTGATGCGCATCGCGATCACCTTCACCAGGTAGCCGGCCCACAGCGGCAGCGTGATGGAGACGGCAAGCACCGCACGCAGCCACGGGGATGCGACCTTCGCCATGAAGATGCCGAGCGGCACCGCGATGAGGATCGCCAGTGCGGTCACGCCGAGGGCGATGCCGAGGGTGCGCACCGAAGTCGAGAGGTAGGCGGGGTTGGTCACCAGCTGCTCGAAGTTGCGCAGAGTGAAGCCGGGCTTCACTTTGGAGGTGAACGGGTCGGTGACCCAGAACGCGGTGATCAGCAGCATCACGAGCGAGAAGATGTAGATGCCGATGAGCCAGGTCATCGGGAGGGCCAGCAGGCCTGCGATGCGTACGCGGCGCTTCATGTCGATCCTGTCATCGTCGAGAGGTTGGTGCCGGGGGCGGGAAGGGAGTCCCGCCCCCGGCGGTTCATGCGGTCAGGTCAGCCCTTGACCGTGATCCAGGCGTCCGTCCACTGCTGGAAGTTGGTGCAGGTGACGTCAGTGCGTCCGTCGATGCACTGCTCGATCGGAGTCGTCCAGAACCAGACGTTCTTGAAGTACTCCTCGTCGGTGGCGTTGTAGTACTCGCAGTGCGCCTTGGCCTCGTCGCTCGTGTCGCAGAACGCGGCGTTGGCCGGGGCCATGCCGAAGTTCATGGCGATGGCGCCGTTGACGTCGGGCGCGGACGCGTAGTCCATCCACGCGTAAGCGCAGTTGGGATTCTTCGATTCCGTCGCCAGCATCCAGGCATCCGACCATCCCGTCGAGCCCTCAGACGGCAGCACGCTCTTGAACTTCTCGTCCTCGGTGAGCTTGCGCAGCACCTCCCAGGATGTGCCGACCGCGGTGGTCCCGCCGGCGAATGACGTGATCTGCGCGGCCGGGTCCGACCAGTACTCCGAGACGATCTCGTTCTGCTGCTTCAGCAGATCGACGGCGGCCGCGAGCTGCTCCTCATCGAGGGCGTAGGGGTTGGTGATGCCGAGGTCGGGCTCGTGGGCCATCAGGTACACGGCCGCGTCGGCGATGTAGATCGGCGCGTCGTACGCGATGACCTTGCCTGCATACGGGCTGTCCTTCTCCCAGGCGATGTCCCAGCTGGTGGGTTCCTCGGTGACGACCTCGCTGTTGTACTGCAGGATGTTGGCTCCGCGGCCGATCGGGATGCCGTACGACTGGTCGTTGATGGTGTCGTAGATCTGCCCCTTCATGCCCTCGACGATGTCATCGCCGAAGTTGGGGATCAGGTCGAGGTTGAGCGGCTGCACGTCGCCACCGGCGATCAGGCGCAGGCTCGCGTCGCCGGATGCCGAGACGAGGTCGTAGTCGCCGGTGCGCATGAGCTGCACCATCTCGTCGCTCGTGCCGGCGATGCGCCTGTTGACGGTGCATCCGGTCTGCTCGGTGAAGGCATCCGACCAGGCCGGCTCGACGAAGCCCGACCAGGCGACGATGTTCACCTCGTTCTCGTTGTCTCCGAGCTGTTCCATCATCGGGATCTCGGGAACATCGATCGAGAGTCCGCCTTCGGAGGCGGGGTCGGACGTGCCGGAACAGCCGGCCAGCGCCATGACGGCGGCTGCGGTGATGGCCGTGACGGTCAGGATCTTCTTGCGCATGGATCTCTCCTTTGTGATCAGTGCTGCGGTGGTGCGGGTGGGGGTCAGGGAAGTCGTGCGGCGTTGGCGGGATTCCAGGCGACGCGCAGGCGGTCGCCGCGAGCGGATGCCATCCTGTCAGCGCCATGGGAGTTGGGCTGCTCGGCGATGATGTCGATGCCGGCGTCGGTGGCGATGAGGTAGCGGGTCGTCGGGCCGGTGTACACGATCTCGGAGACGGTGCCGACCAGCCCGACCTCACCGCTGGGGAGTTCATCTGTCACCGCCTGCAGGTGCACGCGCTCCGGACGGATGCTCATCGTCTGGCCGTCACCGGTGAGATCGGCGGCCAGATCGGCCGAGATCAGGTTCGACAGACCGAGGAAGCGGGCCACGAACTCGGACTGCGGGCGCTCGTAGACGTCTCGCGCGGTGCCGATCTGCTCGATGTGGCCGTTGTTGAAGACGGCCACCCTGTCGCTCAGGGTGAGCGCCTCCTCCTGGTCATGGGTGACGAAGATGAAGGTGATGCCGACTTCACGCTGGATCTGCTTGAGCTCGATCTGCATCTGCTCGCGCAGCTGCTTGTCGAGCGCTCCCAGTGGTTCGTCGAGCAGCAGCACCTGCGGGCGCAGGATCAGCGCCCTGGCGAGGGCGATGCGCTGGCGCTGACCGCCCGAGAGCTGGTGCGGCAGCCGATCGGCGACGTGATCGAGCCGGACGCGACGCAGGGAATCGCCGACCTGCATGGCGCGCTCGGCCTTGCTGGTCCCCTTCACGCGAAGGCCGTATCCGACGTTGTCGGCGATTGTCATGTGCGGGAACAGCGCGTAGTCCTGGAAGACGGTGTTCACATCACGCGCATGCGGTGGCGTGCGGGTCACATCCACTCCGGACAGGCGGACGGTGCCAGACGTGGCCTCTTCGAAGCCGGCGATGATCCGCAGCACCGTGGTCTTGCCCGATCCGGACGGGCCGAGCATCGAGAGGAACTCCCCCGGTGCCACGCGCAGATCGAGATCGCGCACAGCCGTGAACTCGCCGAAGGACTTGGACAGCCCTTGCAGAGACACGCTGCCCTGGTCGGCGATTTCGCCGTCTTCGGCCTGTGCCATCGGTGCGGCAGTGCTCATGTCGTGCTCCTGGATCTTCATCGAACGCGGGAAGGATTCGTTAAACATATAAAACCGTAGGTCATATTTCAAGTCTTTTCTCAAACTGGTTCTGATGCGAGAATCAAGGCATGGAATCAGTGCCGTCCTCCACCGGTGTCATCTCGGGTGTCGTGCAGACACCCGAGTCGACGACCCGCGGGCGTCAGCCGCACCGCCTGCAGGGGGCCCTGTTCCAGTCGATCGGCGACGAGGGACGAGCCGAACTGGTCGAGCGTCGACTGGTCGACGCGATCCACCGCGGGCATCTGCGCGCAGGCGAGCGCCTCCCCTCGGAGTCGGAACTCGCCCGCAGCTTCGGCGTGGCACCTGTCACCGTGCGCGAGGCGCTGCTGACCGTCAGGGGCCGGGGCCTCATCGTCAC from Microbacterium sp. H1-D42 carries:
- a CDS encoding YceI family protein; its protein translation is MTIDIPGYRPGTWVLDPSHSEVTFSVRHMMISKVRGTFGIKDATLIAPENPLEAKVEAKVDVASIDTKDEGRDAHLRSGDFFDTENHPNMEFVSTGTRYEGGDFLVDGDLTIRGVTKPVTFEFEFGGFGQDPYGNYKAGASATTVINREDFGLTWNAALESGGVLVGKEITINLDLQGALQA
- a CDS encoding extracellular solute-binding protein; its protein translation is MRKKILTVTAITAAAVMALAGCSGTSDPASEGGLSIDVPEIPMMEQLGDNENEVNIVAWSGFVEPAWSDAFTEQTGCTVNRRIAGTSDEMVQLMRTGDYDLVSASGDASLRLIAGGDVQPLNLDLIPNFGDDIVEGMKGQIYDTINDQSYGIPIGRGANILQYNSEVVTEEPTSWDIAWEKDSPYAGKVIAYDAPIYIADAAVYLMAHEPDLGITNPYALDEEQLAAAVDLLKQQNEIVSEYWSDPAAQITSFAGGTTAVGTSWEVLRKLTEDEKFKSVLPSEGSTGWSDAWMLATESKNPNCAYAWMDYASAPDVNGAIAMNFGMAPANAAFCDTSDEAKAHCEYYNATDEEYFKNVWFWTTPIEQCIDGRTDVTCTNFQQWTDAWITVKG
- a CDS encoding FKBP-type peptidyl-prolyl cis-trans isomerase, with amino-acid sequence MTERTKPEFDAPTGPAPTELVVRDLIEGDGAQAQPGDTVTVHYAGVEFDTGEEFDSSWGRGETIQFPLRGLIQGWQDGIPGMKVGGRRELVIPPHLAYGPAGAGHFLSGKSLIFIIDLVAVG
- a CDS encoding MFS transporter, encoding MWIGSTLAGLGGQLTIVTVMLHVFELTASTFAVSMVAVAGLVPMVIAGLYGGMLADAFDRRRVALIAATITFSATLLLATLTWSGLETIWWLYALSIIISSANAVGMATRTAIVPRLIPRDLLAAASALNGITIGVMVMIGPALAGTLVALTGYGWTYTIDVVLMLAMFLGLWTLPRLLPEGTIVRPGLESLVDGWRFLKRSGNIRMQYLLDIVAMTFGNPLALFPALGTVLLGGGAITTGILTAAVAAGTFVSSLLSGRIVRYRWHGRGIARAVQTYGAAIALFGAVLLFGVFLPPASENSPHIALIALACLALALSGAADNVSSIYRNTMMQAAVPDAMRGRLQGIFIIVVTGGPRLGALYVGALATVTSLWFPPLLGGFLVIGLAAMLARLSPRFRAYDAMNPEP
- a CDS encoding ABC transporter permease; translated protein: MLRLSRSSTIALGIIVAIILAFLYIPLMLVVLNSFNSARIASWPISGFSLEWWGKAFTSQPVRDALLNSLLVASGATVIALILGTLVSFALQRYRFFGQRAVNLLVVLPIALPGIVTGVALNNTYNQILEPIGIQVGFWGMIIAHGTFCIVMVFNNVLARLRRMNPSLEEASKDLGATPWQTFRMVTFPQFRSALVAGAILAFALSFDEVYVTIFTAPPGVDTLPLWIMNQMARPNEANVVNVVATVVIVLSFIPVWVSQRLSRDVSDRD
- a CDS encoding ABC transporter ATP-binding protein, translating into MSTAAPMAQAEDGEIADQGSVSLQGLSKSFGEFTAVRDLDLRVAPGEFLSMLGPSGSGKTTVLRIIAGFEEATSGTVRLSGVDVTRTPPHARDVNTVFQDYALFPHMTIADNVGYGLRVKGTSKAERAMQVGDSLRRVRLDHVADRLPHQLSGGQRQRIALARALILRPQVLLLDEPLGALDKQLREQMQIELKQIQREVGITFIFVTHDQEEALTLSDRVAVFNNGHIEQIGTARDVYERPQSEFVARFLGLSNLISADLAADLTGDGQTMSIRPERVHLQAVTDELPSGEVGLVGTVSEIVYTGPTTRYLIATDAGIDIIAEQPNSHGADRMASARGDRLRVAWNPANAARLP
- the rpsO gene encoding 30S ribosomal protein S15; the protein is MALEADVKKAIIEEYATHPGDTGSPEVQVAMLTQRIKDLTEHLKDHKHDHHSRRGLFLLVGQRRRLLGYLQDVDINRYRSLIERLGLRR
- a CDS encoding ABC transporter permease produces the protein MKRRVRIAGLLALPMTWLIGIYIFSLVMLLITAFWVTDPFTSKVKPGFTLRNFEQLVTNPAYLSTSVRTLGIALGVTALAILIAVPLGIFMAKVASPWLRAVLAVSITLPLWAGYLVKVIAMRITFTQEGFLNWMLSPFGIEGPGFTTFTVVLTLTYLWLPYMAVPVYTAIRQLPPNLFDASADLGAGSWRTVRTVVLPLIKPAIIAGSVFTFSLSLGDYLVAKFVGGDTQMIGSVIASNINLNPPLAAAFSLVPIAFVVIYLVSVQRTGALERM
- a CDS encoding NAD(P)/FAD-dependent oxidoreductase; protein product: MNELTKTDVAMHPAGVSRRAVLGFGAAGVASLLLTAGAHPSAKGIAGSDNRMWDAIVVGAGASGLGAARTLADAGKRVLVLEARDRIGGRMWTDRTSMGIPVERGAELVHGSTASTWDIINQQGITTRRQQNIWGRLAPDTPWLDGARYESLAFPQGAPAGPLPHPLPGETALAWLERVGIHRDNYPILLAAVEVDSEQLDVLPAEWVTDLVDWAIWEKDVPPQTLFEDVYDDHRVIGGYDQVLRPIAAGLPIRLGTRVHTIEHRRGRVDVHTSRGSYKAKSLVIALPGGVLKHGDITFSPPLPADLRDGLQQIEYLSVFKGILEFDHPVIPANHPVPRQWDVMTTFSEQPPSLWNGSVGTPGYSGEIVVCWATGRAAQELLDLPERERLDAALANVRKAVGSPGLQYVNASTYDWSKDEFARGAYPGPFSRRRGLNTPIEDTIFWAGMVTSNIHSSRDSGIAAAKALLAAR
- a CDS encoding 2-oxoglutarate and iron-dependent oxygenase domain-containing protein — protein: MTDLNLPILDLSRLDAGDAAAASFRADLRAAAHDVGFFYLTGTGISPELEERLHRAARDFFSLPAADKLEIENIKSPHFRGYTRLGGERTKGEVDWREQIDIGPERDAVDGGPGYSRLIGPNLWPSAQPELREVVAEWHAALCAVSRRLLRAWAQSLGANAGYFDDHFGEPSTLIKIVRYPGTRDPEPQQGVGAHKDSGVLTLLWVEPGKGGLQVERDGDWVDAPPVPGAFVVNIGELLEYATGGYLKATNHRVVSPRAPHDRISIPFFFNPALDRSLPLIELPDELRPQASGVTDDPSNPIHSLYGENALKSRLRAHPDVAAIHHPDLVGT